The following are encoded together in the Pseudomonas sp. IB20 genome:
- a CDS encoding acyl-CoA dehydrogenase, whose protein sequence is MAGKASFNWIDPLLLDQQLTEEERMVRDSAEQFARDKLAPRVLEAFRHEKTDPAIFREMGETGLLGAMIPEQYGGSGLNYVSYGLIAREVERVDSGYRSMMSVQSSLVMVPINEFGTKAQKQKYLPKLASGEWIGCFGLTEPNHGSDPGAMITRARKVDGGYSLTGAKMWITNSPIADVFVVWGKDDAGDIRGFVLEKGWKGLSAPAIHGKVGLRASITGEIVMDNVFVPEENIFPDVRGLKGPFTCLNSARYGISWGALGAAEFCWHTARQYTLDRHQFGRPLAATQLIQKKLADMQTEITMALQGCLRLGRMKDEGTAAVEITSIMKRNSCGKSLDIARMARDMLGGNGISDEFGVARHLVNLEVVNTYEGTHDVHALILGRAQTGLQAFY, encoded by the coding sequence ATGGCTGGTAAGGCAAGCTTCAACTGGATCGATCCACTGCTGCTGGATCAACAGCTCACCGAAGAAGAGCGCATGGTGCGTGACAGTGCTGAGCAATTCGCCCGGGACAAGCTGGCGCCGCGTGTGCTCGAAGCCTTTCGCCATGAAAAGACCGACCCTGCGATCTTCCGCGAGATGGGCGAAACGGGCCTGTTGGGCGCGATGATCCCCGAGCAGTACGGTGGCAGTGGCTTGAACTACGTCAGCTATGGGCTGATTGCCCGTGAGGTCGAGCGTGTCGACTCCGGCTATCGCTCGATGATGAGTGTGCAGTCATCACTGGTCATGGTGCCTATCAATGAATTTGGTACTAAGGCACAGAAGCAGAAGTACCTGCCGAAGCTGGCCTCTGGCGAGTGGATCGGCTGCTTCGGCTTGACTGAGCCTAATCACGGCTCTGACCCGGGCGCGATGATTACGCGGGCCCGTAAGGTGGACGGCGGCTACAGCCTGACCGGCGCCAAGATGTGGATCACCAATAGCCCGATCGCCGATGTGTTTGTGGTGTGGGGCAAGGACGATGCCGGTGATATTCGTGGTTTTGTCCTGGAGAAAGGCTGGAAAGGCCTGAGTGCTCCGGCGATTCACGGCAAGGTCGGCCTGCGCGCTTCCATTACCGGTGAGATCGTCATGGATAACGTGTTTGTGCCGGAAGAAAACATCTTTCCGGATGTGCGTGGCTTGAAAGGGCCTTTCACCTGCCTTAACTCGGCGCGCTATGGCATTTCCTGGGGGGCGCTGGGGGCCGCCGAGTTCTGCTGGCACACCGCTCGCCAGTACACCCTGGATCGTCATCAGTTCGGGCGTCCATTGGCGGCGACGCAACTGATCCAGAAGAAGCTGGCCGATATGCAGACCGAGATCACGATGGCCTTGCAAGGCTGCCTGCGCTTGGGGCGTATGAAGGATGAAGGTACGGCTGCGGTTGAGATTACTTCGATCATGAAGCGCAACTCCTGCGGCAAGTCCCTGGATATCGCGCGTATGGCGCGGGACATGCTAGGGGGCAACGGTATTTCTGATGAGTTCGGGGTGGCGCGTCACTTGGTCAACCTGGAGGTGGTTAACACCTATGAAGGTACGCATGACGTGCACGCCCTGATTCTTGGGCGTGCGCAAACCGGTCTTCAAGCGTTCTATTAA